GAGGTCCTCGACCTGCCCATTGGTCCCTTCGATTCGCTGCATCTTGCCAAGTTCACCAACGCTATGTTCTTTCGGCTTCGCAATAACATCACCGAAGGCCTTGCCGACATCATCACCTCTCTTCGCAAACGCGTCGGTGTGGTATCACTCACTGGTTCACTCCCAACCATTCAAGTATGGCGATATGAACGATGGATCGTCTTCTCGGTCTTGCTCATGAATTGTGAAGGTCGAGAGCGAGACGCACGTGCTCTTCTTGCGAGTGAGCAAAGAACTCTGAACAGGGTGAGACCGCAGATGTCCAAGAAGATCGCCCTGCAGTTACAGATCGCACAGATACGAACGTTGTATGCCGTTGGTGAAACACAGGAAGCAGCAAACCTAGCCGAAGAGATCGTCAACAACGAAGACACCGATGCTATCGAATACACCATCGCGCTTGTTGGCCTACTCCTCGTCAAGTACGATCTAAAGTCCTATGACGATCTAGACCTCCTCCTTCGTTCTGCCAAACACCATCTCGGTTCGCGAAAACACTACCATCGCAGCGAACGAGCCATTGTGCAAGGGATCGGCAAACTCCTACGATGCACAACAACGGCAGAACAGAACACCGTCCGCTCCGAGCTTGGATCAACACTCACCGCTATTTTTGCCGACCCGGCAGAGCGCACCGTTTGCAGTGCGATAGATGTGTTGAAGTGGTGTGGGGGATAGGTGCTGAGACACGGAGATACGGAGATACCGAGATACGGAGTTACGGAGTTACGGGGTTACGGGGTTACGGGGTTCGCTGTTCGCTGTTCTCTGTTCGCTGTTCTCTTCCAACCAATACGTCAACATCATACCTTTGCCCTTGATCTCCATGGAGCCACGTTCGTGTAGGGTCATGGCATTGCCATTTCGCTCTTTCGCCATTTCGCCCTTCAAAGCGAGAGCGAAGCTCGAGCTGACATGGATCTTTCCTGGTTCGCTCGTGCTCTCCATCCTGCTTGCAACGTTCACCGTGTCCCCCCACACATCGTACTGCAAACGTTGTGTGCCGATCACGCCGGCCGTGACGGGACCGCAGTGAATACCGATGCGCACCTTGATATCGCCCACGTCCTTTGTCCACGATGTATCTCCGAGGGCAGGGGGCATGGTGATTTCGAGCGCGTCGAGTGAGGAGATCATGTCGAGTGCACATGAGGCGGCGTTGACAACATTCTCAAACGACACGGCCATGTAGCTGTCGCCGATGGTCTTGATCTTGACAACGTTGTGCTTTCCACAGACAGCGTCGAGTGTGGTGAAGATCTGCTCGAGCAGGTGCACGACGTGGCCCGAAGGAATGCGGTCGGAGATGGTGGTGAAGCCCACGATGTCCAAGAAGATCACGCTGACATTGTCATAGTGGTCGTTGACCACCTCGCCCCTTGCCACTCTATCAGCAATATGTTTGGGAAGCGTTGAGTGGAGGATCGCGAGGTGCTTTTCATGCTCACTTCGCTCCTTCGCCATTTTCCGTTCCGCCTCCTGGATGGCGAGCTTTGTGGCCGTGTCCTTGCCGTTGATATCTTCGGTGATACGCGTGAATTCGTTGTTGTGTTCTACGTACCCTGCAAGGTCGTTTCTCTGTTGGCAGAGATCACGAAGCTGCTTGTGGATGGTTGCCGTCTCCGGATGAAGCGAGTGCTTCAGAGCATCCGACAACGCAGAACGAAGTGTTTGCATGGCTCCGTCAAGATCAGAGTGATGGGCCTCGATCGAAGCACGCGATCTCATCATGCCGACGCGAAGCCTAGGATCTTTGATCGACACGGTTGACAGTGTAGCAAGCAATTCATCAGCTTCGGCAAACGACCCCATGTCGACCAGCGTCGCAAGGATATTGCAGGTACCGGCCACCACGTCCCCGGAAGCACCAACTTCCGTAACGAGTGCATGTGACCGACGGTGGTATTCCAGCGCCAAGGCATAGTCCTGCATTTGTGCATAGACGTTGCCGATGTTGCCGGTAGCGTAGGCAGCGTACAAACGATTACCATCCTCCGTATGAAGTGCTAGGGCCTGCTGGAGGTGTTCTAGTGCAAGCGTGTAGTTGCCTGTACTCGAATAGAACGTGCCGATATGCGTAGTGATAGCCGCAACACCATTCCGATCGCCGATCTCCACATAGAGGGCCAAAGCGCGATGGTAATGTTCAAGGGCCTGTGGGTAGTTGCCAGTATTTGTGAGGACGGTGCCAATACAGCTGTAGTTCACAGCTACGTTTCTCTTGTTTCCAATGCCCTCATAGATCTGCAAGGATCGATGGTGGCATGCTAACGCTTCAGCGAAGTCGCCAGTGATCGTGTACACGTTCCCGAGACTAACTGAAACGCTTGCGACTCCAACTGCGTAGTCAATTTCTTCATAGAGTGCCAGCGTCCGCCGGTAGCGTTCCAGTGCATCAGCCAGGTCTCCTTGATACTTGTGCACCATGCCGATCCTGTAATTTATGTGCGCTATGCCAGAACGGTCGCCGAGCTCTTCATAGATGGCCAATGCAGACTCGAGGCTCTCCAGCGCCATCGGGTAGTTAGCCATGACGATATGGACCATGCCAACATTACCCATGTTTTGGCCAATGCCCGGTTTGTCGCCAAGCTCTTCGCATGTGCGTTGTGCGTGTTGAAAATGTTCCAACGCTTCACTGTGATTGCCGCGCGAAAATCTCGCCCAACCTAGTGCCTGTGAGCGCACCTCCATCGCTTGCGGCGTGCCGATCGCTGCTAGTTCCTCGGCACATTGCTCCAACGCAGGAACATCACTTCTGTTCGTAGCATCCGTGGCCGCATTTTTGAGTTCTTCGAACGTACGTGTGCTCATGATAGGGGGCTCTCCAGCCAGTAGGTCTGCATCATGCCTTTGCCTTTGATGTCCATCGTGCCTCTTGGCACTATGTACGCCTCGTTGAGCGCCTTGCTAAGCGCCTCGTTGAGCGCCTTTGCAAGAGCTTCAGAGATGTGAATCCTTCCTGGCTCGCTGCTACTCTCCATTCGTGAGGCCACATTCACCGTGTCTCCCCACACATCGTACTGCATGCGTTCCTTGCCAAGTACACCTGCCGTCACGGGCCCACAGTGAATTCCGATCCTGAACTTTATAAGCGCCTTTTCTTTTTCAAGCGCCTTTGCAAGCGCCTCGTTGAGCGACTCGTTGAGAGTGATGTTCATCATCTCCATTGCAACATGTGCTGCATTGATGACGCTGTCAAACGCAACGCACATATAACTGTCGCCGATCGTTTTGATCTTGGTGACGTTGTGCTGTTTGCAGATCGCATCGCATTGGGAGAAGACATCGTCGAGGAGTTCGATCACATCTTGAGATGACATGGATGCCGAGAGCTGCGTGAAGCCCACGATGTCTAGGAAGATGACCGCCGCATTCTCATGATGATCATTCACTGTCTCACCGCGTGCAACTCTGTCGGCAATGTCCTTGGGTAGCGTTGAGTGCAGCACGGCCATGTGTTTTTGATGCTCACGATCTTTTGCATCGATCTCGCGTTGTTTCTCCTGCATGGCCATCTTCAGTGTGGCCTCTTTTCCGTTGATCTCTTCGGTGATGCGAGAGTACTCGTTGTTGTGCTCTACATATCCGGCAAGATCACTTTGCTTCAATGCCAGATCGCGCAGAGCTTTATGTAGATCAGCCTGCATTGGAGCAAGGGTGTGTTCTTGAGCGATCAGCAGAGCCGCTCTCAGCGTTGCCGCTGTTTCACCAATTCTGCCATGATGCTCTTGAAGCGATGCGCGGTTCTTCTCTTTTTGAACCAGAATGTCGGGATCATCGATCTGCAAAACGTCCATGGTTTGCAGCAGAGCGTCAGCTTTGGCGTGCTCCCCTATCTCGATCATCGCTGTAATGATGTTGCAGGTGACGAGTGCCACACCGCTGCGGCTGCCGAGCTCCTCGTGCAGGGCTAGCGCGCGGTGGAAGTGCTCGAGCGCCGCCGGGTAGTTGCCGGCGCGTTGGTGCACGGAGCCGATGTTGATGGTGACAGCTGCCACGCCGCTGCTCTCGCCTAGCTCCTGGTGTATTGCGAGAGCGCGGTGGTAGTGCTCGAGCGCTTCCGGGTAGTTGTCGGTGTGAAAGTGCACGACACCGATGTTGCTGGTGACGCGCGCCACGCCGCTGCGGTCGCCGAGCTCTTCATGCAGGGCAAATGCGCGGTGGAAGTGCTCGAGCGCCGCGGGGTAGTTACCGGTGCTGCTGTGCACGTTTCCGATGTTACCGGTGCTGGCTGCCACGCCGCTGCGGTCTCCTTGCTCCTTGTCAATAGCAAGGGCGCGGTGGTAGTGCTCGAGCGTCGACGGGTAGTTGCCGGTGCGAAAGTGCACGTTTCCGATACCTACTATGACGCGTGCGACTCCACTCCGATCTTCCAGCTCTTCGTATATAGCCAGAGCGCGGTGGTAGTGCTCGAGCGCCGCCGGGTAGTTGCCGGTGTTTTCGTGCGCGATGCCGATGTTTCCAGTGACACCTGCCACGCCGCTGCGGATGCCCAGCTCCTCGAGCACGTCTAGGGAGCGTTGGTAGTGCTCCAGCGCCGCGGGGTAGTTGCCGGTGTTCCCGTACACGTTGCCGATGTTACCGGTGACGCGTGCCACGTGACGGCGCTCGCCCAGCTCTTCGTGCAGGGCCAGTGCATGGTGGAGGTGATCGAGCGCCGCGGGGTAGTTGCCGGTGTTCATGTGCACGAGGCCGATGTTACCTGTGACGCCTGCCACACCGCTGCCGTTGCCGAGTTCTTCAAATTTGCCTAGAGCGCGGTGGTAGTGCTCCAGCGCCACGGGGTAGTTGCTGCCAAGCGCAAAACCCACACCGCGTGCGGAGTGCGCCGCTGCCTCGGCCTCTGGCGTGGCCAGAGCGTCGAGCTCATCAGCGCATTTCATCAATGAGACGGCATCGTTGATGCTGTTGGCATGATCAATGTCGATCTTGATCTCTTCAAAGGTTCTCATGTAGTTCTGTTCTCCAACCAATACGTCTTCATCATGCCCTTGCCCTTGATATCGAACGATCCTCGTTCGATAGTGACAAGTGACTCTGAAGAAGTGACAAGTGACTCTGAAGAAGTGACAAGTGACGAGTGACTAGTGACGAGTGGAATTTCGTGCGATTCCGAGATTGGATTCTTGATTATTGATTCTTGATTACTCTTCAGATTCGAAGCAAACACTTCGGACACATGCACACGTCCTGCTTCGCTCGTACTTTCCATCCGTGAGGCTACGTTGACCGAGTCTCCCCATACGTCATACTGCATGCGTTGCGTGCCGATAACGCCGGCAGTTAATGGACCTATATGAATTCCAATGCGGAAATGAACCGGGTGCGAAGTTGGAGCGATGTGCAAGAAGTCAAGCGCACAACGTGCTGCGTTGACGACGTTATCGAACGACACACACATGTAGCTGTCACCGATCGTCTTGATCTTGGTGACGTCGTGCTTCTCGCAGATAGCATCGCACTGCGTAAAGATGTTGTCGAGTAACGTGATCACGTCTTGTGACGACATCGTTGACGAGAGTTCCGTGAAGCCCACAATGTCCAAGAAGATCACCGAGGCATTGTCGAAGTGGTCGTTCACCACCTCGCCCCGTGCCACCCTCTCTGCTACATGCTTTGGTAAGGTGGAATGGAGTACGGCCATGTGTTGCGCATGCTCACGATCTTTTGCATCGATCTCGCGTTGTTTGTCCTGCATGGCCATCTTTAGCGTTGACTCTTTGCCGTTGATCTCCTCGTTGATGCGTGTGTATTCGTTGTTGTGTTCCACGTATCCGGCAAGATCATTCTGTTTCAACGCTAGATCGCGCAGAGTTTTGCGAACCCCAGCCTGTTTTGCAGCAAGCATGTGTTCTTGAGCGATCAGCAGTGCCGCTCGAAGAGTTGCCCTTGCTTCATCAAGGTTGCCGTGATGCTCTTGAAGCAATGCGCGGTGATGTTCTCTTTGAACGACAATCTCGGGCTCATTGATCTGCATATTGTCCATGGTTTGCAGCAGAGCCTCAGCTTCTGCGTGCTCCCCTGATTCAAACATCGCAGAAATGATGTTCCCGGTGACGAGCGCCACGCTACGGCTCTCGCCGAGCTCTTCGTGCATTGCCAGCGCGCGGTAGAGATGCTCCAGCGCCGCCGCGTGGTTACCGGTGCTCGAGTGCATGACGCCGATGCTGCCGGTGGTGGCTGCCACGCTGCCGCTCTCGCAGAGCTCCTCATGCATTGCCAGAGCGCGGTGGTAGCTCTCGAGTGCCGAGGGGTAGTTGCCGGTGGTGTAGTGCACGTTGCCGATGTTGCCTGTGAGGCGTGCCACTTTACTGCTGTTACCGAGCTCCTCGAACACTGCCAGAGCGCGGTGGTAGTTCTCGAGTGCCGAGGGGTAGTTGCCGGTGCTGAAGTGCACGTTGCCGATGTTAAGGGTGACGCTTGCCACGCCGGTGCGGTTGCCTATCTCCTCGAACACTGCCAGAGCGCGGTGGTAGTGCTCCAGCGCCGCTGCGTAGTTGCCGGTGCTGCTGTACACGTTGCCGATGTTAAGGGTGACGCGCGCCACATCGCTGCGGTTGCCCAGCTCCTCGTGCATCGCCATTGCTCGGTGCCAGTGCTCGAGCGCCGCGGCGTAGTTGCCACGCACATAAAAACCCACACCGCGAGCGTTGTGCGCCACAGCCTCGGCCTCCGACGTAGCCAATGCATCGAGCTCATCTGCGCATTCCATCAAAGAAGCTGCATCATTGCTGTTGATGGCACTATTCACAGCGTCTTTGAGTTCTTCGATTGTTCTCTTGGTCATGGGATGAAGTTACGGGGTTACGGGGTTACGGGGTTACGGGGTTACGGGGTTACGGGGTTACGGGGTTACGGGGTTACGGGGTTACGGGGTTACGGGGTTACGGGGTTACGGGGTTACGGGGTTCGCTGTTCGCTGTTCGCTGTTCGCTGTTCGCTGTTCGCTGTTCAGAGTTCTCTATGTGAGCGCCCGATCTTCCCTGCCATGCTCTCGTCAACCCGTGCCTCGGCAGCGAACTCAGGCCAGCGTTGGACGGCGGTGGTCACATCGTCGACGATCTCTTTCCAACGTCCGCGCTTTAGGAGTGCAGGTCGTGCGCAGTCTTGAAGGTCTTGGAGCACGAAGCCGTCGCGCTTGCCGTTCATCGACATTTGATGCGTGGACGTCCACGCGCCCGAGGGGTTATAGCTGTACGTAACATCGAATGCCGGAGCGAGCGACCACTCCCCGCGTTTGTTCATGAGGAAAGCGATGTTCTTGACGTGATCATCTTGATTCCGTGCAATGATGTTGAAGACCATGCGACGGTAGAACTGCTCGAGCTCTGCCGCCGACAAACCGATCTGTCGCATCACCATCATGGCCTGCTCATAAGAATAGACGCCGGGAACGTTGAAGTCGTAGTGTGCGAGAGCGCAGAGCGACTGCATGTGGATCTTCTCGCCGTGAGGACCGCGATCGAATCGACGCGTCATGAAGTGACGTCGACCATGCTCTTCAAGGAGTCGACATTCCGACATCTCGATCCCTGCCGCCTTTGCCATCATTGAATAGGCATACTCGACAGCCCCAAAGCCCCTTGGATCATCGAGCTCCTTATCGCGATTGCCCGACACGCCATCGAACTTCAGCAGCCAGTACTCATAACCGTCACCCGCATTGACTTGACCGGAGCGCACATCATTCGTCGACCGGTTCCATGCGATCAATGCCTTCGCACGCGCTCCTCCGGCCGATGTTCCCACAAGCAAGATGTCGCGCATGGTTGCAGATGCCTCATCAACGCGTATCGATCCATGAAGAGCAGAGCGATGCAGAAGTACGTCGCTTGCGAGTTGCACCAGGGCATCGATCGCGAGCGGCGTTGAGGTGCGTTGCCTGGGACCTTGTGCAGGTGCGAACTCCAGCGCCCCCATCCCACGATTGCCCGTATAACACAGTCGTTCAAGGGTACTGAACTCTGCCGGTGTGCGACCTTGTGTTGCAAGCCAGGCATTGATAAGGGCATTGCCAAAGGTGTCAGGGAGCGAGTCAGCAAGGAGTCCCGGAAGTCCATGAAACGTACGCTGCGCAAGTGCCGGAAAGGTATAGACCCGCTCGTGTAAGGGCATTGTGATCGGCGACACTTCAATGCCACTGCGCACGAAGTCCGATTCGTATTGGAACCGCGCAACGGTATCATCATCGTCCATTGTGACAGCGCCGATCGTCCGTCCCCACAGTCGCACCTCGGCGATCACGACTCATCTCCCCACGTCCACGGTTTCTGCTGCTGATCGGATTCACGCGACGTTGTCGCACGCTGTCGACGTTTCCCCTTGTGCTTCAACAATTCCATCGGACTCGGCTTCTCATCGGGCAGGATCAGATCAAGCGCGTCCAGAACCTGCATCGCACGGCAGATGCGAAGAAACCCCGTGAGCTGCATGCCGACCTCTCCCGATTCAAATCGCTCAACCGTGCGCTTCGACACCCCGGCCCGTTCTGCGAGAGCCGCCTGCGTCAGGTTCCGAGCAAGCCGCTCGCGCTCCAGTCGTGCACCCAGCTCCCGAAGCACCGCCTCATCTGTCATGGTCGATTCGATCTTCATAGTCGCCAAATATGGCGAATAACGATCATAATGACAAAGCATTTCGTCAGATATGGCGAGATAGCGATTAATCGTCTTTATTGGCGATTTATGACGCCTATTCGAATGCTATTCGTCTATTATGGCGATTTGCCTTACTTCCCATGAATTCGCTATTCGCTATTCGCTATTCGCTATTCGCTATTCGCTATTCCCAACAGTCTATCAAAATCCGACTCAAACAACCGGTCCTGCACGATGCGATACTTTTCGAATTCGCTTTCTGCATGCGC
This region of Ignavibacteria bacterium genomic DNA includes:
- a CDS encoding tetratricopeptide repeat protein, whose translation is MSTRTFEELKNAATDATNRSDVPALEQCAEELAAIGTPQAMEVRSQALGWARFSRGNHSEALEHFQHAQRTCEELGDKPGIGQNMGNVGMVHIVMANYPMALESLESALAIYEELGDRSGIAHINYRIGMVHKYQGDLADALERYRRTLALYEEIDYAVGVASVSVSLGNVYTITGDFAEALACHHRSLQIYEGIGNKRNVAVNYSCIGTVLTNTGNYPQALEHYHRALALYVEIGDRNGVAAITTHIGTFYSSTGNYTLALEHLQQALALHTEDGNRLYAAYATGNIGNVYAQMQDYALALEYHRRSHALVTEVGASGDVVAGTCNILATLVDMGSFAEADELLATLSTVSIKDPRLRVGMMRSRASIEAHHSDLDGAMQTLRSALSDALKHSLHPETATIHKQLRDLCQQRNDLAGYVEHNNEFTRITEDINGKDTATKLAIQEAERKMAKERSEHEKHLAILHSTLPKHIADRVARGEVVNDHYDNVSVIFLDIVGFTTISDRIPSGHVVHLLEQIFTTLDAVCGKHNVVKIKTIGDSYMAVSFENVVNAASCALDMISSLDALEITMPPALGDTSWTKDVGDIKVRIGIHCGPVTAGVIGTQRLQYDVWGDTVNVASRMESTSEPGKIHVSSSFALALKGEMAKERNGNAMTLHERGSMEIKGKGMMLTYWLEENSEQRTANSEPRNPVTP
- a CDS encoding tetratricopeptide repeat protein; the encoded protein is MRTFEEIKIDIDHANSINDAVSLMKCADELDALATPEAEAAAHSARGVGFALGSNYPVALEHYHRALGKFEELGNGSGVAGVTGNIGLVHMNTGNYPAALDHLHHALALHEELGERRHVARVTGNIGNVYGNTGNYPAALEHYQRSLDVLEELGIRSGVAGVTGNIGIAHENTGNYPAALEHYHRALAIYEELEDRSGVARVIVGIGNVHFRTGNYPSTLEHYHRALAIDKEQGDRSGVAASTGNIGNVHSSTGNYPAALEHFHRAFALHEELGDRSGVARVTSNIGVVHFHTDNYPEALEHYHRALAIHQELGESSGVAAVTINIGSVHQRAGNYPAALEHFHRALALHEELGSRSGVALVTCNIITAMIEIGEHAKADALLQTMDVLQIDDPDILVQKEKNRASLQEHHGRIGETAATLRAALLIAQEHTLAPMQADLHKALRDLALKQSDLAGYVEHNNEYSRITEEINGKEATLKMAMQEKQREIDAKDREHQKHMAVLHSTLPKDIADRVARGETVNDHHENAAVIFLDIVGFTQLSASMSSQDVIELLDDVFSQCDAICKQHNVTKIKTIGDSYMCVAFDSVINAAHVAMEMMNITLNESLNEALAKALEKEKALIKFRIGIHCGPVTAGVLGKERMQYDVWGDTVNVASRMESSSEPGRIHISEALAKALNEALSKALNEAYIVPRGTMDIKGKGMMQTYWLESPLS
- a CDS encoding tetratricopeptide repeat protein, with amino-acid sequence MTKRTIEELKDAVNSAINSNDAASLMECADELDALATSEAEAVAHNARGVGFYVRGNYAAALEHWHRAMAMHEELGNRSDVARVTLNIGNVYSSTGNYAAALEHYHRALAVFEEIGNRTGVASVTLNIGNVHFSTGNYPSALENYHRALAVFEELGNSSKVARLTGNIGNVHYTTGNYPSALESYHRALAMHEELCESGSVAATTGSIGVMHSSTGNHAAALEHLYRALAMHEELGESRSVALVTGNIISAMFESGEHAEAEALLQTMDNMQINEPEIVVQREHHRALLQEHHGNLDEARATLRAALLIAQEHMLAAKQAGVRKTLRDLALKQNDLAGYVEHNNEYTRINEEINGKESTLKMAMQDKQREIDAKDREHAQHMAVLHSTLPKHVAERVARGEVVNDHFDNASVIFLDIVGFTELSSTMSSQDVITLLDNIFTQCDAICEKHDVTKIKTIGDSYMCVSFDNVVNAARCALDFLHIAPTSHPVHFRIGIHIGPLTAGVIGTQRMQYDVWGDSVNVASRMESTSEAGRVHVSEVFASNLKSNQESIIKNPISESHEIPLVTSHSSLVTSSESLVTSSESLVTIERGSFDIKGKGMMKTYWLENRTT
- a CDS encoding type II toxin-antitoxin system HipA family toxin gives rise to the protein MDDDDTVARFQYESDFVRSGIEVSPITMPLHERVYTFPALAQRTFHGLPGLLADSLPDTFGNALINAWLATQGRTPAEFSTLERLCYTGNRGMGALEFAPAQGPRQRTSTPLAIDALVQLASDVLLHRSALHGSIRVDEASATMRDILLVGTSAGGARAKALIAWNRSTNDVRSGQVNAGDGYEYWLLKFDGVSGNRDKELDDPRGFGAVEYAYSMMAKAAGIEMSECRLLEEHGRRHFMTRRFDRGPHGEKIHMQSLCALAHYDFNVPGVYSYEQAMMVMRQIGLSAAELEQFYRRMVFNIIARNQDDHVKNIAFLMNKRGEWSLAPAFDVTYSYNPSGAWTSTHQMSMNGKRDGFVLQDLQDCARPALLKRGRWKEIVDDVTTAVQRWPEFAAEARVDESMAGKIGRSHREL
- a CDS encoding helix-turn-helix transcriptional regulator, producing the protein MKIESTMTDEAVLRELGARLERERLARNLTQAALAERAGVSKRTVERFESGEVGMQLTGFLRICRAMQVLDALDLILPDEKPSPMELLKHKGKRRQRATTSRESDQQQKPWTWGDES